The Nitrospira sp. KM1 genome includes a window with the following:
- the ppk1 gene encoding polyphosphate kinase 1, whose protein sequence is MSISPNPNLDSGLPSNETVQNLDSPNLFLNRELSWLQFNLRVLEEAENTGYPLLERAKFLTIFATNLDEFFMTRVSALRRQVAAGVGEPPPDGMTPSEQMLAICREVTPLLQRHQSCWHEDICPKLSETGIHVLHSKSLTEKERLRLRDYFCAEIFPVLTPLAIDPTHPFPHVSNLSFNLAVIVKDPDRGECFARVKLPGGFKRLIPIPEESPASLQETLLGSESRISRFVWLEDIVADNLDLLFPGVEIVASYAFRVTRDADLTITENEAADLLTTVEQQLDLREFGSAVRLELEAKTPSSIADILIGNLQLSPYLVYSENDPIGMAGIAELTALDRPDLKDPFHVPVVPPICTQPGGMLAAVRQQDILLFHPYDSFVPVVDFIREAANDSAVLAIKQTLYRVGAKSPIVDALLEARMNGKQVAVLVELKARFDEESNIEWARKLEDEGVHVVYGVHGLKTHAKTCLVVRRESEGIRRYAHLATGNYNVATSRIYTDLSYFTSDPVICNDVSDLFNALTGYSRKPAYDKLLIAPKLLRKELIDRIEREITHHQAGRDGYIAFKMNALVDKACIQALYRASQAGVKIDLQVRGICCLRPGVPGLSETIRVVSVVGRFLEHARIYYFKNGGQDEVFAGSADLMPRNLDQRVEILFPVTPPHWRDVLITEILGIGIQDNVQARELQPDGTYRRLHPSEGESPIHSQEWFMSRWKSRY, encoded by the coding sequence ATGTCCATCAGTCCAAACCCGAATCTAGATTCCGGGCTCCCTTCGAACGAAACCGTTCAGAACCTCGACAGTCCGAATCTGTTTCTCAATCGAGAACTGAGCTGGCTGCAGTTCAACCTCCGTGTGCTCGAAGAAGCGGAGAATACAGGCTATCCCCTGTTGGAGCGAGCAAAGTTTTTAACTATCTTCGCAACGAATTTAGACGAATTCTTCATGACGAGGGTCTCCGCCCTCCGACGTCAAGTAGCCGCAGGAGTGGGCGAACCCCCGCCTGACGGCATGACTCCTTCGGAACAGATGTTGGCGATTTGTCGCGAAGTCACACCGTTGCTTCAGCGGCATCAATCCTGTTGGCATGAAGATATCTGTCCTAAATTATCTGAAACCGGCATACACGTCTTGCACAGCAAGTCTCTGACGGAGAAGGAACGACTCCGTCTTCGCGATTACTTCTGTGCGGAGATCTTTCCCGTTCTGACGCCGTTAGCAATCGATCCCACCCATCCGTTCCCCCATGTCTCAAATCTAAGTTTTAACTTGGCCGTCATCGTCAAAGATCCCGACCGGGGGGAATGTTTCGCCCGTGTCAAATTGCCTGGTGGGTTCAAACGCCTGATCCCTATCCCTGAGGAATCACCAGCGTCGCTTCAAGAGACCCTGTTGGGAAGCGAATCAAGGATTTCGCGGTTTGTATGGCTGGAAGATATTGTGGCGGATAATTTGGATCTGCTCTTCCCGGGCGTAGAAATTGTGGCTTCGTATGCATTCCGCGTGACGCGGGATGCCGATTTGACTATCACCGAGAATGAAGCGGCGGATCTCCTGACGACGGTGGAACAACAGCTCGATCTCCGGGAGTTCGGATCCGCCGTTCGGCTGGAACTCGAGGCCAAAACACCGAGTAGTATCGCAGATATCCTCATCGGCAATCTCCAGTTGTCGCCTTATTTAGTGTATTCTGAAAACGATCCCATCGGAATGGCAGGAATCGCAGAGCTCACGGCGCTCGACCGACCGGACTTGAAAGATCCATTTCACGTTCCCGTTGTTCCTCCGATTTGCACCCAGCCAGGCGGAATGTTGGCGGCCGTCCGCCAGCAGGATATCTTGCTGTTTCACCCCTACGACAGCTTCGTGCCAGTGGTCGATTTCATACGTGAAGCGGCAAATGATTCGGCGGTTCTTGCCATCAAGCAGACGCTGTATCGCGTTGGCGCGAAGTCCCCCATTGTGGACGCACTACTGGAAGCCCGGATGAATGGCAAGCAGGTCGCCGTCTTAGTTGAACTCAAAGCGAGGTTCGACGAGGAAAGCAACATTGAATGGGCTCGCAAACTTGAGGACGAGGGTGTGCATGTCGTGTATGGAGTGCATGGCCTGAAGACTCATGCGAAAACGTGCCTCGTGGTACGCCGAGAGTCCGAAGGGATACGGCGGTACGCCCACCTCGCGACAGGCAATTACAATGTCGCCACGAGCCGCATTTATACCGACCTCAGTTATTTCACCTCAGATCCCGTTATCTGCAACGACGTGTCGGATCTGTTCAATGCACTGACGGGATATTCACGCAAACCGGCCTACGACAAGTTGCTCATCGCACCCAAGCTTCTGCGAAAAGAGCTGATTGATCGAATCGAGCGTGAAATCACACATCACCAAGCGGGCCGTGACGGCTACATCGCATTTAAAATGAATGCATTGGTCGATAAGGCCTGCATCCAGGCGTTGTATCGTGCGTCACAAGCGGGAGTGAAAATCGACTTGCAGGTGCGAGGCATTTGCTGTTTGCGGCCTGGCGTGCCTGGACTGAGCGAAACGATTCGAGTCGTGTCCGTGGTCGGGCGGTTCCTAGAACATGCGCGGATCTACTATTTCAAGAACGGCGGACAGGACGAAGTGTTCGCGGGAAGTGCGGACCTCATGCCTCGCAATCTCGATCAGCGAGTTGAAATTCTGTTTCCCGTGACACCTCCACATTGGCGAGACGTGCTTATTACCGAAATTCTTGGCATCGGTATACAAGACAATGTTCAAGCTCGGGAGTTGCAACCAGACGGAACCTACCGACGTCTTCATCCATCCGAAGGTGAGTCACCGATCCATTCTCAAGAATGGTTCATGTCCCGCTGGAAGTCTCGGTACTAA
- a CDS encoding CorA family divalent cation transporter has protein sequence MADPSILQKDKIVRHFRQILLWPLQLMPISERAPIQKHWERLQTPGEDNPWDELQDEFTGDPVLFQERHYSEFVTFLPFVQRFLYGESKGNGAAILQGSSIRVFRRNDIAQVKMTFSDPHTEPLILTVAHVDLYFFYDIDLAILVVEVYGDEVPLPLVQNVLFRFGRCYPTYWEPDGQGGHCAKNVQWLSAEGNILAMSDYENRERYLSFVCRYRSPCMASHWEYLLKPLVLHHSGQKGLIRYRQIEYHLMPLMAYLVMDDPESLSREEFVQLGLASAPSAPDSPLHSGSHLRDFEERFCYDRYWNGQGREQAGTRFMCTGRVFTMVGDRNRRTFIGRKTDLEQFRHEYFLLFLISHFHRAALLMLQDRLVDVTNRLEVESLQSVRTFRRTIRQMLGIFLRFTQRYWFREVSDHTQAKELFRMVSEHLSTQRLYDEVRTAIEDMNQYLDSDALRRQGETMVRLTVVATVGLIGVATTGFLGMNLFAMADESAIARFLVFMLVLIVAFIVTFYTVLKSSRLADFLEALADERRSSKAKLAAFTRVWNNTLSTKKTP, from the coding sequence ATGGCCGATCCCAGTATCCTTCAAAAGGACAAGATAGTCCGGCACTTCAGACAAATCCTGCTCTGGCCTTTGCAATTGATGCCTATCAGTGAACGCGCACCGATTCAGAAGCATTGGGAGCGGCTGCAAACACCCGGCGAAGACAATCCCTGGGACGAGTTGCAGGACGAGTTCACGGGTGATCCCGTTCTGTTTCAGGAACGGCACTACAGCGAGTTCGTCACATTTCTCCCGTTTGTTCAACGTTTTTTGTACGGTGAAAGCAAAGGTAACGGGGCGGCCATCCTTCAGGGATCCTCCATACGCGTATTTCGACGCAACGACATTGCACAAGTGAAGATGACGTTCTCCGACCCGCACACCGAACCGCTGATTCTGACGGTGGCGCATGTGGATCTCTATTTCTTCTATGACATCGACCTGGCGATTCTTGTCGTTGAGGTCTACGGCGACGAGGTCCCGCTTCCCCTTGTACAGAATGTTTTGTTCCGCTTTGGCCGCTGTTATCCCACCTACTGGGAACCGGACGGACAAGGAGGTCATTGCGCCAAGAACGTACAGTGGCTGTCCGCAGAGGGCAACATTCTGGCAATGTCCGACTATGAAAACCGTGAGAGATATCTTTCTTTCGTCTGCCGGTATCGGTCACCGTGCATGGCCTCTCATTGGGAGTACTTACTCAAACCATTGGTGCTGCACCATTCGGGACAAAAAGGTCTCATCCGTTATCGACAGATCGAATACCATCTGATGCCATTAATGGCGTATCTCGTCATGGACGATCCCGAGTCCTTGAGCCGTGAGGAATTCGTTCAGCTAGGCTTGGCATCCGCACCTTCCGCACCAGACTCACCCCTCCATTCCGGAAGCCACCTGCGGGATTTCGAAGAGCGGTTCTGTTACGACCGGTATTGGAATGGACAGGGACGGGAACAGGCAGGGACTCGGTTCATGTGTACCGGACGGGTGTTTACCATGGTGGGAGACCGCAATCGCAGGACATTCATCGGACGCAAGACAGACCTGGAGCAGTTCCGGCACGAGTATTTTCTCCTCTTTCTCATTTCTCATTTTCATAGAGCGGCGCTGCTGATGTTACAGGACCGCTTGGTCGATGTGACCAACCGCCTGGAAGTCGAGAGTCTCCAGTCGGTACGAACGTTCCGGCGCACCATCCGTCAAATGTTGGGCATCTTTCTTCGATTTACCCAGCGGTATTGGTTTCGCGAAGTCTCGGATCACACTCAAGCAAAAGAACTCTTTCGCATGGTCAGCGAACATTTGAGCACGCAGCGGCTGTATGACGAAGTGCGAACCGCCATCGAAGACATGAACCAGTATCTCGATAGCGATGCGCTGCGCAGGCAGGGTGAGACAATGGTCCGGTTGACTGTCGTTGCTACCGTCGGCTTGATTGGGGTGGCGACAACCGGTTTCCTGGGAATGAATCTGTTCGCGATGGCTGACGAATCAGCCATCGCACGCTTCCTGGTGTTCATGCTTGTCCTCATTGTAGCCTTCATCGTGACATTCTATACGGTCCTGAAATCCAGCCGCTTGGCCGACTTCCTGGAAGCGCTTGCTGATGAGCGCAGGTCCTCGAAAGCAAAGCTCGCTGCGTTCACCAGGGTATGGAACAACACCCTGAGCACAAAGAAGACACCGTAA
- a CDS encoding glycosyltransferase family 1 protein: MRIAIVTDAWRPQVNGVVRTLGHTAENLADLGHDVQFITPQDFRTYPCPTYPSIRLALFPKSGVRRALERFRPQAIHIATEGPLGHAARALCLARSMPFTTSYHTQFPEYVRARFPIPTSWSYAYLRQYHGRASRTMIATPSMKRILEERGFRNLDIWARGVDTNLFKPGPKSYLNDLRPIAMYMGRVAVEKNIEAFLRLDVPGTKYVVGDGPDLERLRTRYPDARFVGAKHGLELTAYVAAADVFVFPSLTDTFGLVLLEAMACGVPVAAYPVTGPIDIIQNGTTGVTDPDLRKAVIDALTLDPDACIAYARQHSWRKWTERFVSLLEPFKEKSWE, encoded by the coding sequence ATGAGAATTGCCATTGTCACTGACGCCTGGCGTCCTCAAGTGAACGGTGTCGTGCGGACACTGGGCCACACCGCCGAAAATCTGGCGGATTTGGGGCATGATGTGCAGTTCATCACTCCACAGGATTTTCGAACCTATCCATGCCCCACGTACCCATCGATCCGCTTGGCACTATTTCCCAAATCAGGAGTACGACGAGCACTTGAACGGTTTCGACCGCAAGCGATCCACATCGCTACAGAGGGTCCTCTCGGTCATGCGGCGCGCGCGTTATGTCTTGCCAGGTCGATGCCGTTTACGACTTCCTATCACACGCAATTTCCGGAATACGTTCGCGCGCGGTTCCCCATTCCAACTTCATGGTCATATGCCTACCTGCGCCAGTATCACGGCCGGGCGTCTCGCACCATGATAGCGACGCCGTCCATGAAGCGTATCTTGGAAGAGCGAGGGTTCAGAAATTTGGACATTTGGGCGAGAGGGGTCGATACGAACCTGTTTAAACCTGGTCCAAAATCGTACCTCAATGATCTGAGACCCATAGCGATGTATATGGGAAGAGTGGCGGTGGAGAAAAACATAGAGGCGTTTTTACGTCTCGATGTGCCAGGAACGAAGTATGTCGTGGGGGACGGCCCAGACCTAGAGCGACTGCGAACCCGCTATCCAGACGCACGGTTTGTAGGGGCCAAACATGGGCTAGAATTGACGGCCTATGTGGCAGCGGCAGATGTCTTTGTGTTTCCAAGTCTTACTGATACCTTCGGTCTCGTCCTTCTGGAAGCTATGGCCTGCGGCGTGCCGGTGGCGGCATATCCGGTCACAGGGCCGATCGACATCATTCAGAATGGCACGACCGGAGTGACTGATCCCGATCTTCGCAAGGCAGTCATTGACGCGCTCACGCTTGATCCTGATGCCTGTATCGCGTATGCGCGGCAACATTC